One window from the genome of Mesoplodon densirostris isolate mMesDen1 chromosome 17, mMesDen1 primary haplotype, whole genome shotgun sequence encodes:
- the POSTN gene encoding periostin isoform X4 → MIPLLPIFSLFLLVVVNPANANGHYDKILAHSRIRGRDQGPNVCALQQILGTKKKYFSTCRNWYQGAICGKKTTVLYECCPGYMRMEGMKGCPAVMPIDHVYGTLGIVGATTTQRYSDISKLREEIEGKGSFTYFAPSNEAWDNLDSDIRRGLESNVNVELLNALHSHMINKRMLTKDLKNGMIVPSMYNNLGLFINHYPNGVVTVNCARIIHGNQIATNGVVHVIDRVLTQIGTSIQDFIEAEDDLSSFRAAAITSDILEALGRDGHFTLFAPTNEAFEKLPRGVLERIMGDKVASEALLKHHILNTLQCSEAIMGGAVYETLEGNTIEIGCDGDSVTVNGVKMVNKKDIVTKNGVIHLIDQVLIPDSAKQVIELAGNQQTTFTDLVAQLGLASALRPDGEYTLLAPMNNAFSDDTLSMDQRLLKLILQNHILKVKVGLNELYNGQKLETIGGKQLRVFVYRTAVCIENSCMVRGSKQGRNGAIHIFREIIKPAEKSLHEKLKQDKRFSIFLSLLEAADLKELLTQPGDWTLFVPTNDAFKGMTNEEKEILIRDKNALQNIILYHLTPGVFIGKGFEPGVTNILKTTQGSKIYLKGVNDTLLVNELKSKESDIMTTNGVIHVVDKLLYPADTPVGNDQLLEILNKLIKYIQIKFVRGSTFKEIPITVYRPTITKVKIEGEPEFRLIKEGETVTEVIHGEPIIKKYTKIIDGVPVEITEKETREERIITGPEIKYTRISTSGGETDETLKKLLQEDTPVRKIQANKRTQGSRRRSREDRPQ, encoded by the exons ATGATTCCTCTCTTACCCATATTCTCTCTGTTCTTGCTCGTTGTGGTTAACCCTGCAAATGCCAATGGTCATTATGACAAGATCTTGGCTCACAGCCGTATCAGGGGCCGGGATCAGGG CCCAAATGTCTGCGCCCTTCAACAGATTTTGGGCACCAAAAAGAAATACTTCAGCACTTGTAGGAACTGGTATCAAGGTGCCATCTGTGGAAAGAAAAC GACTGTGTTATATGAATGCTGCCCTGGTTATATGAGGATGGAAGGAATGAAAGGCTGCCCAGCAG TTATGCCTATTGACCACGTTTATGGTACCCTGGGCATTGTGGGAGCCACCACCACGCAGCGTTATTCTGATATCTCAAAACTGAGGGAAGAGATCGAAGGAAAGGGGTCATTCACTTACTTCGCACCAAGTAACGAGGCTTGGGACAACCTGGATTCt GATATCCGTAGAGGTTTGGAGAGCAATGTAAATGTTGAATTATTGAATGCTTTACATAGCCACATGATTAATAAGAGAATGTTGACCAAGGACTTGAAAAACGGCATGATTGTTCCTTCGATGTATAACAATTTGGGGCTCTTCATTAACCATTATCCTAATGGG gTTGTCACTGTTAACTGTGCTCGAATCATCCATGGGAACCAGATTGCAACAAATGGTGTTGTGCATGTCATTGACCGTGTCCTTACACAAATTGGTACCTCAATTCAGGACTTTATTGAAGCAGAAGATGACCTCTCATCTTTTAGA GCAGCTGCCATCACATCTGATATATTGGAGGCCCTTGGAAGAGATGGTCACTTCACACTCTTTGCTCCCACCAATGAAGCTTTTGAGAAACTTCCACGAGGGGTTCTAGAAAGGATCATGGGAGACAAAGTGGCTTCGGAAG CTCTCTTGAAGCACCACATTTTAAACACCCTCCAGTGTTCCGAGGCTATCATGGGAGGAGCAGTATATGAGACTCTGGAAGGAAACACCATTGAGATAGGATGTGATGGTGACAGCGTAACAGTAAATGGAGTCAAAATGGTGAACAAAAAAGATATTGTGACAAAAAATGGTGTTATCCATTTGATTGATCAGGTCCTGATTCCTGATTCTG CTAAACAAGTTATTGAGCTAGCTGGAAATCAGCAAACCACTTTCACAGATCTTGTGGCCCAATTAGGCTTGGCATCTGCTCTGAGGCCAGATGGAGAATACACTTTGCTGGCACCCATGAATAATGCATTTTCTG ATGATACTCTGAGCATGGATCAGCGTCTTCTTAAATTAATTCTGCAGAATCACATATTGAAAGTAAAAGTTGGCCTTAATGAGCTTTACAATGGACAAAAACTAGAGACCATTGGCGGCAAACAGCTCAGAGTCTTCGTGTATCGCACA GCTGTCTGCATTGAAAATTCATGCATGGTGAGAGGAAGCAAGCAAGGAAGAAATGGTGCCATTCACATATTCCGAGAGATCATCAAACCAGCAGAGAAATCCCttcatgaaaaactgaaacaagatAAGCGCTTCAG CATCTTCCTCAGCCTACTTGAAGCTGCAGACTTGAAAGAGCTCCTGACACAGCCTGGAGATTGGACCTTGTTTGTACCAACCAACGATGCCTTTAAGGGAATGActaatgaagaaaaggaaattcttaTTC GGGACAAAAATGCTCTTCAAAACATCATCCTTTATCACCTGACACCAGGAGTTTTCATTGGAAAGGGATTTGAACCTGGTGTTACTAACATTTTAAAGACCACACAAGGAAGCAAAATCTATCTGAAAGGA GTGAATGATACACTTCTGGTAAAtgaattgaaatcaaaagaatcTGACATCATGACAACAAATGGTGTCATTCATGTTGTAGATAAACTCCTCTATCCAGCAG ACACACCTGTTGGAAATGATCAGCTGCTGGAAATACTTAATAAACTGATCAAATACATCCAAATTAAG tttgttcgTGGTAGCACCTTCAAAGAAATCCCCATAACTGTCTACA GACCCACAATAACAAAGGTCAAAATTGAAGGTGAACCTGAATTCAGACTGATTAAAGAAGGTGAAACAGTAACTGAAGTGATCCATGGAG AGccaattattaaaaaatacaccaaaatCATTGATGGAGTGCCTgtagaaataactgaaaaagagaCAAGAGAAGAACGAATCATTACAG gTCCTGAAATAAAATACACTAGAATTTCAACTAGTGGTGGAGAAACAGACGAAACTCTGAAGAAATTGTTGCAAGAAG ACACACCTGTGAGGAAGATACAAGCCAACAAAAGAACTCAAG
- the POSTN gene encoding periostin isoform X2 — protein sequence MIPLLPIFSLFLLVVVNPANANGHYDKILAHSRIRGRDQGPNVCALQQILGTKKKYFSTCRNWYQGAICGKKTTVLYECCPGYMRMEGMKGCPAVMPIDHVYGTLGIVGATTTQRYSDISKLREEIEGKGSFTYFAPSNEAWDNLDSDIRRGLESNVNVELLNALHSHMINKRMLTKDLKNGMIVPSMYNNLGLFINHYPNGVVTVNCARIIHGNQIATNGVVHVIDRVLTQIGTSIQDFIEAEDDLSSFRAAAITSDILEALGRDGHFTLFAPTNEAFEKLPRGVLERIMGDKVASEALLKHHILNTLQCSEAIMGGAVYETLEGNTIEIGCDGDSVTVNGVKMVNKKDIVTKNGVIHLIDQVLIPDSAKQVIELAGNQQTTFTDLVAQLGLASALRPDGEYTLLAPMNNAFSDDTLSMDQRLLKLILQNHILKVKVGLNELYNGQKLETIGGKQLRVFVYRTAVCIENSCMVRGSKQGRNGAIHIFREIIKPAEKSLHEKLKQDKRFSIFLSLLEAADLKELLTQPGDWTLFVPTNDAFKGMTNEEKEILIRDKNALQNIILYHLTPGVFIGKGFEPGVTNILKTTQGSKIYLKGVNDTLLVNELKSKESDIMTTNGVIHVVDKLLYPADTPVGNDQLLEILNKLIKYIQIKFVRGSTFKEIPITVYRPTITKVKIEGEPEFRLIKEGETVTEVIHGEPIIKKYTKIIDGVPVEITEKETREERIITGPEIKYTRISTSGGETDETLKKLLQEEVTKVTKFIEGGDGHLFEDEEIKRLLQGDTPVRKIQANKRTQGSRRRSREDRPQ from the exons ATGATTCCTCTCTTACCCATATTCTCTCTGTTCTTGCTCGTTGTGGTTAACCCTGCAAATGCCAATGGTCATTATGACAAGATCTTGGCTCACAGCCGTATCAGGGGCCGGGATCAGGG CCCAAATGTCTGCGCCCTTCAACAGATTTTGGGCACCAAAAAGAAATACTTCAGCACTTGTAGGAACTGGTATCAAGGTGCCATCTGTGGAAAGAAAAC GACTGTGTTATATGAATGCTGCCCTGGTTATATGAGGATGGAAGGAATGAAAGGCTGCCCAGCAG TTATGCCTATTGACCACGTTTATGGTACCCTGGGCATTGTGGGAGCCACCACCACGCAGCGTTATTCTGATATCTCAAAACTGAGGGAAGAGATCGAAGGAAAGGGGTCATTCACTTACTTCGCACCAAGTAACGAGGCTTGGGACAACCTGGATTCt GATATCCGTAGAGGTTTGGAGAGCAATGTAAATGTTGAATTATTGAATGCTTTACATAGCCACATGATTAATAAGAGAATGTTGACCAAGGACTTGAAAAACGGCATGATTGTTCCTTCGATGTATAACAATTTGGGGCTCTTCATTAACCATTATCCTAATGGG gTTGTCACTGTTAACTGTGCTCGAATCATCCATGGGAACCAGATTGCAACAAATGGTGTTGTGCATGTCATTGACCGTGTCCTTACACAAATTGGTACCTCAATTCAGGACTTTATTGAAGCAGAAGATGACCTCTCATCTTTTAGA GCAGCTGCCATCACATCTGATATATTGGAGGCCCTTGGAAGAGATGGTCACTTCACACTCTTTGCTCCCACCAATGAAGCTTTTGAGAAACTTCCACGAGGGGTTCTAGAAAGGATCATGGGAGACAAAGTGGCTTCGGAAG CTCTCTTGAAGCACCACATTTTAAACACCCTCCAGTGTTCCGAGGCTATCATGGGAGGAGCAGTATATGAGACTCTGGAAGGAAACACCATTGAGATAGGATGTGATGGTGACAGCGTAACAGTAAATGGAGTCAAAATGGTGAACAAAAAAGATATTGTGACAAAAAATGGTGTTATCCATTTGATTGATCAGGTCCTGATTCCTGATTCTG CTAAACAAGTTATTGAGCTAGCTGGAAATCAGCAAACCACTTTCACAGATCTTGTGGCCCAATTAGGCTTGGCATCTGCTCTGAGGCCAGATGGAGAATACACTTTGCTGGCACCCATGAATAATGCATTTTCTG ATGATACTCTGAGCATGGATCAGCGTCTTCTTAAATTAATTCTGCAGAATCACATATTGAAAGTAAAAGTTGGCCTTAATGAGCTTTACAATGGACAAAAACTAGAGACCATTGGCGGCAAACAGCTCAGAGTCTTCGTGTATCGCACA GCTGTCTGCATTGAAAATTCATGCATGGTGAGAGGAAGCAAGCAAGGAAGAAATGGTGCCATTCACATATTCCGAGAGATCATCAAACCAGCAGAGAAATCCCttcatgaaaaactgaaacaagatAAGCGCTTCAG CATCTTCCTCAGCCTACTTGAAGCTGCAGACTTGAAAGAGCTCCTGACACAGCCTGGAGATTGGACCTTGTTTGTACCAACCAACGATGCCTTTAAGGGAATGActaatgaagaaaaggaaattcttaTTC GGGACAAAAATGCTCTTCAAAACATCATCCTTTATCACCTGACACCAGGAGTTTTCATTGGAAAGGGATTTGAACCTGGTGTTACTAACATTTTAAAGACCACACAAGGAAGCAAAATCTATCTGAAAGGA GTGAATGATACACTTCTGGTAAAtgaattgaaatcaaaagaatcTGACATCATGACAACAAATGGTGTCATTCATGTTGTAGATAAACTCCTCTATCCAGCAG ACACACCTGTTGGAAATGATCAGCTGCTGGAAATACTTAATAAACTGATCAAATACATCCAAATTAAG tttgttcgTGGTAGCACCTTCAAAGAAATCCCCATAACTGTCTACA GACCCACAATAACAAAGGTCAAAATTGAAGGTGAACCTGAATTCAGACTGATTAAAGAAGGTGAAACAGTAACTGAAGTGATCCATGGAG AGccaattattaaaaaatacaccaaaatCATTGATGGAGTGCCTgtagaaataactgaaaaagagaCAAGAGAAGAACGAATCATTACAG gTCCTGAAATAAAATACACTAGAATTTCAACTAGTGGTGGAGAAACAGACGAAACTCTGAAGAAATTGTTGCAAGAAG AGGTCACCAAggtcaccaaattcattgaaggTGGTGATGGTCATTtatttgaagatgaagaaattaaaagactGCTTCAGGGAG ACACACCTGTGAGGAAGATACAAGCCAACAAAAGAACTCAAG
- the POSTN gene encoding periostin isoform X3, with the protein MIPLLPIFSLFLLVVVNPANANGHYDKILAHSRIRGRDQGPNVCALQQILGTKKKYFSTCRNWYQGAICGKKTTVLYECCPGYMRMEGMKGCPAVMPIDHVYGTLGIVGATTTQRYSDISKLREEIEGKGSFTYFAPSNEAWDNLDSDIRRGLESNVNVELLNALHSHMINKRMLTKDLKNGMIVPSMYNNLGLFINHYPNGVVTVNCARIIHGNQIATNGVVHVIDRVLTQIGTSIQDFIEAEDDLSSFRAAAITSDILEALGRDGHFTLFAPTNEAFEKLPRGVLERIMGDKVASEALLKHHILNTLQCSEAIMGGAVYETLEGNTIEIGCDGDSVTVNGVKMVNKKDIVTKNGVIHLIDQVLIPDSAKQVIELAGNQQTTFTDLVAQLGLASALRPDGEYTLLAPMNNAFSDDTLSMDQRLLKLILQNHILKVKVGLNELYNGQKLETIGGKQLRVFVYRTAVCIENSCMVRGSKQGRNGAIHIFREIIKPAEKSLHEKLKQDKRFSIFLSLLEAADLKELLTQPGDWTLFVPTNDAFKGMTNEEKEILIRDKNALQNIILYHLTPGVFIGKGFEPGVTNILKTTQGSKIYLKGVNDTLLVNELKSKESDIMTTNGVIHVVDKLLYPADTPVGNDQLLEILNKLIKYIQIKFVRGSTFKEIPITVYTTKIITKVLEPKIKVIEGSLQPIIKTEGPTITKVKIEGEPEFRLIKEGETVTEVIHGEPIIKKYTKIIDGVPVEITEKETREERIITGPEIKYTRISTSGGETDETLKKLLQEDTPVRKIQANKRTQGSRRRSREDRPQ; encoded by the exons ATGATTCCTCTCTTACCCATATTCTCTCTGTTCTTGCTCGTTGTGGTTAACCCTGCAAATGCCAATGGTCATTATGACAAGATCTTGGCTCACAGCCGTATCAGGGGCCGGGATCAGGG CCCAAATGTCTGCGCCCTTCAACAGATTTTGGGCACCAAAAAGAAATACTTCAGCACTTGTAGGAACTGGTATCAAGGTGCCATCTGTGGAAAGAAAAC GACTGTGTTATATGAATGCTGCCCTGGTTATATGAGGATGGAAGGAATGAAAGGCTGCCCAGCAG TTATGCCTATTGACCACGTTTATGGTACCCTGGGCATTGTGGGAGCCACCACCACGCAGCGTTATTCTGATATCTCAAAACTGAGGGAAGAGATCGAAGGAAAGGGGTCATTCACTTACTTCGCACCAAGTAACGAGGCTTGGGACAACCTGGATTCt GATATCCGTAGAGGTTTGGAGAGCAATGTAAATGTTGAATTATTGAATGCTTTACATAGCCACATGATTAATAAGAGAATGTTGACCAAGGACTTGAAAAACGGCATGATTGTTCCTTCGATGTATAACAATTTGGGGCTCTTCATTAACCATTATCCTAATGGG gTTGTCACTGTTAACTGTGCTCGAATCATCCATGGGAACCAGATTGCAACAAATGGTGTTGTGCATGTCATTGACCGTGTCCTTACACAAATTGGTACCTCAATTCAGGACTTTATTGAAGCAGAAGATGACCTCTCATCTTTTAGA GCAGCTGCCATCACATCTGATATATTGGAGGCCCTTGGAAGAGATGGTCACTTCACACTCTTTGCTCCCACCAATGAAGCTTTTGAGAAACTTCCACGAGGGGTTCTAGAAAGGATCATGGGAGACAAAGTGGCTTCGGAAG CTCTCTTGAAGCACCACATTTTAAACACCCTCCAGTGTTCCGAGGCTATCATGGGAGGAGCAGTATATGAGACTCTGGAAGGAAACACCATTGAGATAGGATGTGATGGTGACAGCGTAACAGTAAATGGAGTCAAAATGGTGAACAAAAAAGATATTGTGACAAAAAATGGTGTTATCCATTTGATTGATCAGGTCCTGATTCCTGATTCTG CTAAACAAGTTATTGAGCTAGCTGGAAATCAGCAAACCACTTTCACAGATCTTGTGGCCCAATTAGGCTTGGCATCTGCTCTGAGGCCAGATGGAGAATACACTTTGCTGGCACCCATGAATAATGCATTTTCTG ATGATACTCTGAGCATGGATCAGCGTCTTCTTAAATTAATTCTGCAGAATCACATATTGAAAGTAAAAGTTGGCCTTAATGAGCTTTACAATGGACAAAAACTAGAGACCATTGGCGGCAAACAGCTCAGAGTCTTCGTGTATCGCACA GCTGTCTGCATTGAAAATTCATGCATGGTGAGAGGAAGCAAGCAAGGAAGAAATGGTGCCATTCACATATTCCGAGAGATCATCAAACCAGCAGAGAAATCCCttcatgaaaaactgaaacaagatAAGCGCTTCAG CATCTTCCTCAGCCTACTTGAAGCTGCAGACTTGAAAGAGCTCCTGACACAGCCTGGAGATTGGACCTTGTTTGTACCAACCAACGATGCCTTTAAGGGAATGActaatgaagaaaaggaaattcttaTTC GGGACAAAAATGCTCTTCAAAACATCATCCTTTATCACCTGACACCAGGAGTTTTCATTGGAAAGGGATTTGAACCTGGTGTTACTAACATTTTAAAGACCACACAAGGAAGCAAAATCTATCTGAAAGGA GTGAATGATACACTTCTGGTAAAtgaattgaaatcaaaagaatcTGACATCATGACAACAAATGGTGTCATTCATGTTGTAGATAAACTCCTCTATCCAGCAG ACACACCTGTTGGAAATGATCAGCTGCTGGAAATACTTAATAAACTGATCAAATACATCCAAATTAAG tttgttcgTGGTAGCACCTTCAAAGAAATCCCCATAACTGTCTACA CAACTAAAATTATAACCAAAGTTTTGGAACCAAAAATTAAAGTGATTGAAGGCAGTCTTCAGCCTATTATCAAAACGGAAG GACCCACAATAACAAAGGTCAAAATTGAAGGTGAACCTGAATTCAGACTGATTAAAGAAGGTGAAACAGTAACTGAAGTGATCCATGGAG AGccaattattaaaaaatacaccaaaatCATTGATGGAGTGCCTgtagaaataactgaaaaagagaCAAGAGAAGAACGAATCATTACAG gTCCTGAAATAAAATACACTAGAATTTCAACTAGTGGTGGAGAAACAGACGAAACTCTGAAGAAATTGTTGCAAGAAG ACACACCTGTGAGGAAGATACAAGCCAACAAAAGAACTCAAG
- the POSTN gene encoding periostin isoform X1, whose protein sequence is MIPLLPIFSLFLLVVVNPANANGHYDKILAHSRIRGRDQGPNVCALQQILGTKKKYFSTCRNWYQGAICGKKTTVLYECCPGYMRMEGMKGCPAVMPIDHVYGTLGIVGATTTQRYSDISKLREEIEGKGSFTYFAPSNEAWDNLDSDIRRGLESNVNVELLNALHSHMINKRMLTKDLKNGMIVPSMYNNLGLFINHYPNGVVTVNCARIIHGNQIATNGVVHVIDRVLTQIGTSIQDFIEAEDDLSSFRAAAITSDILEALGRDGHFTLFAPTNEAFEKLPRGVLERIMGDKVASEALLKHHILNTLQCSEAIMGGAVYETLEGNTIEIGCDGDSVTVNGVKMVNKKDIVTKNGVIHLIDQVLIPDSAKQVIELAGNQQTTFTDLVAQLGLASALRPDGEYTLLAPMNNAFSDDTLSMDQRLLKLILQNHILKVKVGLNELYNGQKLETIGGKQLRVFVYRTAVCIENSCMVRGSKQGRNGAIHIFREIIKPAEKSLHEKLKQDKRFSIFLSLLEAADLKELLTQPGDWTLFVPTNDAFKGMTNEEKEILIRDKNALQNIILYHLTPGVFIGKGFEPGVTNILKTTQGSKIYLKGVNDTLLVNELKSKESDIMTTNGVIHVVDKLLYPADTPVGNDQLLEILNKLIKYIQIKFVRGSTFKEIPITVYTTKIITKVLEPKIKVIEGSLQPIIKTEGPTITKVKIEGEPEFRLIKEGETVTEVIHGEPIIKKYTKIIDGVPVEITEKETREERIITGPEIKYTRISTSGGETDETLKKLLQEEVTKVTKFIEGGDGHLFEDEEIKRLLQGDTPVRKIQANKRTQGSRRRSREDRPQ, encoded by the exons ATGATTCCTCTCTTACCCATATTCTCTCTGTTCTTGCTCGTTGTGGTTAACCCTGCAAATGCCAATGGTCATTATGACAAGATCTTGGCTCACAGCCGTATCAGGGGCCGGGATCAGGG CCCAAATGTCTGCGCCCTTCAACAGATTTTGGGCACCAAAAAGAAATACTTCAGCACTTGTAGGAACTGGTATCAAGGTGCCATCTGTGGAAAGAAAAC GACTGTGTTATATGAATGCTGCCCTGGTTATATGAGGATGGAAGGAATGAAAGGCTGCCCAGCAG TTATGCCTATTGACCACGTTTATGGTACCCTGGGCATTGTGGGAGCCACCACCACGCAGCGTTATTCTGATATCTCAAAACTGAGGGAAGAGATCGAAGGAAAGGGGTCATTCACTTACTTCGCACCAAGTAACGAGGCTTGGGACAACCTGGATTCt GATATCCGTAGAGGTTTGGAGAGCAATGTAAATGTTGAATTATTGAATGCTTTACATAGCCACATGATTAATAAGAGAATGTTGACCAAGGACTTGAAAAACGGCATGATTGTTCCTTCGATGTATAACAATTTGGGGCTCTTCATTAACCATTATCCTAATGGG gTTGTCACTGTTAACTGTGCTCGAATCATCCATGGGAACCAGATTGCAACAAATGGTGTTGTGCATGTCATTGACCGTGTCCTTACACAAATTGGTACCTCAATTCAGGACTTTATTGAAGCAGAAGATGACCTCTCATCTTTTAGA GCAGCTGCCATCACATCTGATATATTGGAGGCCCTTGGAAGAGATGGTCACTTCACACTCTTTGCTCCCACCAATGAAGCTTTTGAGAAACTTCCACGAGGGGTTCTAGAAAGGATCATGGGAGACAAAGTGGCTTCGGAAG CTCTCTTGAAGCACCACATTTTAAACACCCTCCAGTGTTCCGAGGCTATCATGGGAGGAGCAGTATATGAGACTCTGGAAGGAAACACCATTGAGATAGGATGTGATGGTGACAGCGTAACAGTAAATGGAGTCAAAATGGTGAACAAAAAAGATATTGTGACAAAAAATGGTGTTATCCATTTGATTGATCAGGTCCTGATTCCTGATTCTG CTAAACAAGTTATTGAGCTAGCTGGAAATCAGCAAACCACTTTCACAGATCTTGTGGCCCAATTAGGCTTGGCATCTGCTCTGAGGCCAGATGGAGAATACACTTTGCTGGCACCCATGAATAATGCATTTTCTG ATGATACTCTGAGCATGGATCAGCGTCTTCTTAAATTAATTCTGCAGAATCACATATTGAAAGTAAAAGTTGGCCTTAATGAGCTTTACAATGGACAAAAACTAGAGACCATTGGCGGCAAACAGCTCAGAGTCTTCGTGTATCGCACA GCTGTCTGCATTGAAAATTCATGCATGGTGAGAGGAAGCAAGCAAGGAAGAAATGGTGCCATTCACATATTCCGAGAGATCATCAAACCAGCAGAGAAATCCCttcatgaaaaactgaaacaagatAAGCGCTTCAG CATCTTCCTCAGCCTACTTGAAGCTGCAGACTTGAAAGAGCTCCTGACACAGCCTGGAGATTGGACCTTGTTTGTACCAACCAACGATGCCTTTAAGGGAATGActaatgaagaaaaggaaattcttaTTC GGGACAAAAATGCTCTTCAAAACATCATCCTTTATCACCTGACACCAGGAGTTTTCATTGGAAAGGGATTTGAACCTGGTGTTACTAACATTTTAAAGACCACACAAGGAAGCAAAATCTATCTGAAAGGA GTGAATGATACACTTCTGGTAAAtgaattgaaatcaaaagaatcTGACATCATGACAACAAATGGTGTCATTCATGTTGTAGATAAACTCCTCTATCCAGCAG ACACACCTGTTGGAAATGATCAGCTGCTGGAAATACTTAATAAACTGATCAAATACATCCAAATTAAG tttgttcgTGGTAGCACCTTCAAAGAAATCCCCATAACTGTCTACA CAACTAAAATTATAACCAAAGTTTTGGAACCAAAAATTAAAGTGATTGAAGGCAGTCTTCAGCCTATTATCAAAACGGAAG GACCCACAATAACAAAGGTCAAAATTGAAGGTGAACCTGAATTCAGACTGATTAAAGAAGGTGAAACAGTAACTGAAGTGATCCATGGAG AGccaattattaaaaaatacaccaaaatCATTGATGGAGTGCCTgtagaaataactgaaaaagagaCAAGAGAAGAACGAATCATTACAG gTCCTGAAATAAAATACACTAGAATTTCAACTAGTGGTGGAGAAACAGACGAAACTCTGAAGAAATTGTTGCAAGAAG AGGTCACCAAggtcaccaaattcattgaaggTGGTGATGGTCATTtatttgaagatgaagaaattaaaagactGCTTCAGGGAG ACACACCTGTGAGGAAGATACAAGCCAACAAAAGAACTCAAG